One window from the genome of Candidatus Zymogenus saltonus encodes:
- a CDS encoding ABC transporter permease, which translates to MGEEVQITAYLADFLSDEAADGLEKDILEIKEVEGATYISKEDALKYLGEIFSGQGDVLEGLSKNPLPASFEVKLKKRFRTPEDVALVAKKIERMNGVDDVVFAREWLSRFYEVQKIVKVAGIIIGVVLSVAVIAIIAITIKLTLYAKRDEIDIMKLVGGTNSFIKIPMIFEGMMQGFLGSVIAVGALFLTYRYFMEHYYKDVGLFFGGIEVNFFDPEIIIYFFIFGISLGLFGSIISFGRMLKT; encoded by the coding sequence TTGGGGGAGGAGGTTCAGATTACGGCCTATCTCGCCGACTTCCTCTCGGACGAGGCGGCCGACGGGCTTGAAAAAGACATCCTCGAAATCAAGGAGGTCGAGGGGGCAACATATATTTCCAAAGAAGACGCCCTCAAATATCTCGGGGAGATTTTTTCCGGTCAGGGCGATGTCCTGGAGGGGCTCTCGAAAAATCCCCTCCCGGCGTCGTTCGAGGTGAAGCTCAAAAAAAGATTCAGGACGCCCGAGGACGTGGCCCTCGTGGCGAAGAAGATCGAAAGAATGAACGGCGTGGATGACGTCGTGTTCGCCAGGGAGTGGCTCTCCAGGTTCTACGAGGTCCAAAAGATCGTGAAGGTAGCGGGTATTATCATCGGGGTTGTGCTGTCCGTGGCGGTGATCGCCATAATAGCCATAACAATAAAGCTCACCCTCTACGCCAAGAGGGACGAGATTGACATAATGAAGCTCGTGGGGGGGACAAACTCCTTCATCAAGATTCCCATGATCTTCGAGGGGATGATGCAGGGATTTTTGGGGTCCGTAATAGCCGTTGGGGCGCTCTTTTTGACTTATCGCTATTTTATGGAACATTATTACAAGGATGTTGGTCTCTTCTTTGGGGGAATCGAGGTTAATTTCTTTGATCCTGAGATCATTATTTATTTCTTCATCTTCGGGATCTCACTCGGATTATTCGGGAGCATTATCTCCTTCGGCAGGATGCTGAAGACTTAG
- the ruvA gene encoding Holliday junction branch migration protein RuvA — translation MIALLRGRIIQKSLDSIVLDVGGVGYQVFLPLTTYSELPDVEGETSLHIYTYVREDAIVLFGFTSGRERGIFIDLIGISGVGPKAAVAILSGISPAELEDAILAGDPERLTAVPGIGKKTAERIVLELKSKVEKRIKKEGIERLDVDSALVSDVTEALVNLGYKRQQAQVAVRTALRKFEGGDDRGIGGDAVEGKDPGEVLKDSLKILSGN, via the coding sequence ATGATAGCGCTGCTTCGGGGAAGGATAATTCAAAAATCGCTCGATTCCATCGTGCTTGACGTCGGCGGTGTGGGCTATCAGGTGTTCTTGCCCCTCACGACCTATTCCGAGCTTCCCGACGTGGAAGGCGAAACTTCCCTTCATATATACACCTACGTCAGGGAGGACGCGATCGTCCTCTTCGGCTTTACAAGCGGGAGGGAGAGAGGGATATTTATCGACCTCATCGGGATTTCGGGCGTGGGGCCAAAGGCCGCCGTGGCGATACTCTCCGGGATATCGCCCGCGGAGCTTGAGGACGCAATCCTCGCAGGCGACCCGGAGAGGCTGACTGCTGTCCCCGGCATCGGCAAAAAGACGGCGGAGAGGATAGTCCTGGAGTTAAAAAGCAAAGTTGAGAAGAGGATAAAGAAGGAAGGGATCGAGAGGCTCGATGTGGATTCGGCTCTTGTCTCCGACGTTACCGAAGCGCTGGTAAACCTCGGTTACAAGAGGCAGCAGGCGCAAGTTGCGGTTAGGACGGCCCTCAGGAAATTCGAGGGCGGGGACGACAGGGGGATCGGGGGGGATGCCGTGGAGGGGAAGGACCCCGGGGAGGTGTTGAAAGATTCTCTCAAGATTCTTTCGGGGAATTGA
- a CDS encoding S41 family peptidase gives MDMTIKKGKFRFVLLLTLIFMVGVSLGKGLDNVLAESDNIYKELEIFTNALNLIRENYVEEVDTKKLITGAISGMVTALDEHSSYITSDKFNNFLDDTKGSFGGLGIIISIVDETLTVISPIEDTPAWRAGLKSGDKIITIDGVSTKGIDILEAQKKLKGKKGTKVTIAIIRKGFTKPKNITITREIIKLKSVKHEVYDNNVVYIRITHFIETTTEDFKKALDDAESKTNGNLKGIILDLRDDPGGLLSKSVEICDMFVDDGTIVYTEGRVAGSRMIFKAHRLGTLPEIPMVILINGGSASASEIVAGSLKDHGRAILIGTKSFGKGSVQTIIPMSDGSGIKLTTAKYYTPSGVSIHGEGIEPNIVVEVPETEEGEESIIDAGEEEKIEGEKDEKKPDIQLDKAKEVINNWNKYENILKVDLKK, from the coding sequence TTGGATATGACAATAAAAAAAGGAAAGTTTAGGTTTGTTCTGCTTCTGACCCTGATTTTTATGGTCGGGGTGTCTCTGGGGAAGGGACTGGACAACGTCCTGGCCGAATCGGACAACATCTACAAGGAGCTCGAGATATTCACGAACGCCCTGAACCTGATCAGGGAAAACTACGTGGAGGAGGTTGACACAAAGAAACTGATTACCGGAGCAATCAGCGGAATGGTTACGGCCTTAGACGAGCACAGCTCATACATAACCTCTGACAAGTTCAATAATTTCCTGGATGACACGAAGGGGAGCTTCGGCGGCCTCGGTATCATAATCAGCATCGTCGATGAGACGTTGACTGTTATATCGCCCATAGAAGACACCCCCGCATGGCGGGCGGGACTGAAATCGGGCGACAAGATCATAACGATCGACGGGGTCTCCACGAAGGGAATCGACATCTTGGAGGCGCAGAAAAAGCTTAAGGGCAAAAAGGGGACGAAGGTCACCATCGCGATAATTAGGAAGGGATTTACAAAGCCCAAGAATATAACCATCACAAGGGAGATAATCAAGCTCAAGAGCGTCAAACATGAGGTGTACGACAACAACGTGGTGTATATACGCATAACCCACTTCATAGAGACCACCACGGAGGATTTCAAAAAGGCCCTTGACGATGCGGAGAGTAAGACAAATGGAAACCTCAAGGGTATAATTCTCGACCTCAGAGACGATCCGGGCGGTCTCCTCTCGAAATCGGTCGAAATCTGCGACATGTTCGTGGACGATGGGACGATCGTCTATACGGAGGGGAGGGTCGCCGGAAGCAGGATGATTTTCAAGGCCCACAGGCTTGGGACACTCCCGGAGATACCGATGGTGATATTGATCAACGGCGGCAGCGCCAGCGCATCGGAGATCGTGGCGGGAAGCCTGAAGGACCACGGGAGGGCGATCCTGATCGGCACCAAGAGCTTCGGAAAGGGCTCGGTCCAGACGATAATCCCCATGTCTGACGGCTCCGGGATAAAGCTTACGACGGCAAAATATTACACCCCCAGCGGAGTGTCGATACACGGCGAGGGAATCGAACCTAACATCGTTGTGGAAGTTCCGGAGACGGAGGAGGGGGAAGAATCGATTATAGACGCCGGGGAGGAAGAGAAGATCGAGGGAGAGAAAGATGAAAAGAAGCCGGACATCCAGCTGGACAAGGCAAAAGAGGTTATAAACAATTGGAACAAGTATGAAAATATTCTGAAGGTTGATTTGAAAAAATAG
- the ruvB gene encoding Holliday junction branch migration DNA helicase RuvB, with amino-acid sequence MDDRISSPTRAQDEVKFEESLRPRLLSEFVGQAGIKENLDVFIRAALKRGETLDHVLLYGPPGLGKTTLAHIIRHELGVGIRATSGPVIERPGDLAAILTSIEEKEILFIDEIHRLSPVVEEILYPAMEDYEIDVVIGQGPSARSIKLGLNRFTLIGATTRAGLITSPLRDRFGVVSRLDFYTSEDLLQITIRSAKILGVEVTDDGAWEIASRSRGTPRVSNRLLRRVRDFAEVKADGVITKKVAKEALYMLDVDEAGFDEMDRKLMLTIIDKFDGGPVGIETLSAAVSEEKDTIEDLYESYLIQEGYINRTPRGRVATRLAYEHFKRKPKGAQKGLFE; translated from the coding sequence ATGGACGATCGCATCAGCAGTCCCACAAGGGCCCAGGACGAGGTCAAGTTCGAGGAGAGTCTAAGGCCCCGGCTCCTCTCGGAGTTCGTAGGGCAGGCGGGGATAAAGGAGAACCTGGACGTCTTCATTAGGGCGGCCCTCAAAAGGGGGGAGACGCTCGATCACGTCCTCCTATACGGCCCGCCGGGGTTGGGAAAGACGACCCTCGCCCACATAATACGCCACGAGCTGGGCGTTGGGATTCGGGCCACATCCGGGCCGGTCATCGAGCGCCCCGGCGACCTGGCGGCGATCCTCACCAGCATCGAGGAGAAAGAGATCCTCTTCATTGACGAGATTCACAGGCTGAGCCCCGTCGTGGAGGAGATCCTCTACCCTGCTATGGAGGACTACGAGATAGACGTGGTGATCGGCCAGGGGCCGAGCGCCAGGAGCATAAAGCTGGGGCTCAACCGCTTTACCCTTATAGGGGCGACCACCAGGGCGGGGCTCATCACCTCCCCGCTGAGGGATCGCTTCGGCGTTGTCTCCCGGCTCGATTTTTACACGAGCGAAGATCTCTTGCAGATCACCATCCGCTCTGCCAAGATACTCGGCGTTGAAGTAACCGACGACGGCGCCTGGGAGATAGCGTCGCGGTCGCGGGGAACCCCGAGGGTGTCCAACAGGCTCTTGAGGAGGGTCAGGGATTTTGCGGAGGTCAAGGCGGACGGAGTCATCACAAAAAAGGTGGCAAAAGAGGCCCTCTATATGCTTGACGTCGACGAGGCCGGCTTCGACGAGATGGACAGGAAGCTGATGCTGACGATCATCGACAAGTTCGACGGCGGCCCCGTCGGGATAGAAACTTTGTCCGCTGCCGTCAGCGAGGAGAAGGACACGATAGAGGACCTGTACGAATCGTACCTTATCCAAGAGGGGTACATCAACAGGACGCCCCGGGGCAGGGTGGCCACGAGACTTGCTTATGAGCATTTCAAGAGGAAACCCAAGGGTGCTCAAAAGGGCCTCTTTGAATGA
- a CDS encoding peptidoglycan DD-metalloendopeptidase family protein: MVVSEKKRHLFLFAIIFSAGLLLSPGFGAADSIGKKKGELTEIEKKIKEKKGEINKTKKKEKSIIGEISRMDRELKKNEKEISYIGYKIDNTTSSIEDLEAKKARLEENMGKMQAVIGDRLVAFYKLGGAGYLPALFSAEDYSDVKRRGKYLSKVIEADRRLFFVYKSNADAHAETIDSLKKKRGELALLKEDVVIKEVKLKKGKEEKNKYLDNVRKEKSSYESALEELERSKKRLTALIERLNREREARERKKGISHAHSSPGAGGYFANLKGRLPYPVNGRVVTSYGKGKDPKYENPIFNKGIEIEAPEGVKFISVAKGEVIYADYFPGYGNLIIVDHGDSYYTVYGHAKSLYKGVGAKVAAGEAIGSVGDTGSLKGACLYFEIRHHTQTTNPSGWLVKK, from the coding sequence ATGGTTGTTTCTGAAAAAAAACGTCACCTGTTCCTGTTTGCAATCATTTTTTCGGCAGGGCTTCTTTTGTCTCCAGGCTTCGGGGCGGCGGACAGCATCGGGAAAAAGAAGGGAGAACTGACCGAGATTGAGAAGAAGATAAAAGAGAAGAAGGGGGAGATAAATAAGACCAAGAAGAAGGAGAAATCTATTATCGGGGAGATCTCCCGGATGGACAGGGAGCTGAAAAAGAACGAAAAGGAGATCTCGTATATCGGCTACAAGATAGACAACACGACGTCCTCTATAGAGGACCTCGAGGCAAAGAAGGCGCGGCTCGAGGAAAATATGGGGAAGATGCAGGCGGTAATCGGGGATAGGCTCGTCGCCTTCTACAAGCTCGGCGGCGCGGGGTATCTGCCGGCCCTCTTTTCCGCCGAGGACTATTCCGACGTGAAGAGGAGGGGGAAATATCTCTCCAAGGTAATAGAGGCGGACAGGCGGCTCTTTTTCGTGTATAAGTCAAACGCGGACGCCCATGCAGAGACGATCGACAGTCTGAAGAAGAAGAGGGGAGAACTGGCCCTGCTCAAAGAGGATGTGGTCATAAAGGAGGTAAAGCTAAAGAAGGGAAAGGAGGAGAAGAATAAATATCTAGATAACGTGCGGAAGGAGAAGTCTTCTTATGAATCTGCGCTGGAGGAGCTCGAGAGGTCGAAAAAGAGGCTGACCGCCCTGATAGAGAGGCTTAACCGGGAGAGGGAGGCTAGGGAGAGGAAAAAGGGGATCAGTCACGCCCATTCATCCCCCGGGGCGGGAGGATATTTCGCGAACCTCAAGGGGAGGCTCCCCTATCCCGTCAACGGGAGGGTGGTGACGAGCTACGGCAAGGGGAAAGACCCGAAGTACGAAAACCCGATATTCAACAAGGGAATCGAGATAGAGGCTCCCGAGGGAGTGAAGTTCATCTCCGTTGCCAAGGGGGAGGTGATCTACGCCGACTACTTCCCCGGCTACGGGAATCTCATCATAGTCGATCACGGCGACAGCTACTACACCGTATACGGCCACGCAAAGTCGCTCTACAAGGGGGTGGGGGCCAAGGTGGCGGCGGGTGAAGCGATAGGGTCTGTGGGGGACACGGGATCCCTCAAGGGAGCCTGCCTCTATTTCGAGATTCGCCATCATACACAGACGACAAACCCTTCTGGTTGGTTGGTAAAAAAGTAA
- a CDS encoding YebC/PmpR family DNA-binding transcriptional regulator: MSGHSKWHSIKHKKGAVDAKRGKMFTKLIKEITVAARMGDPDPETNPRLRTAVAAAKAANMPKDNIERAIKKGAGELGSVNYEEVIYEGYGPAGVAVMVESLTDNKNRTVADIRYIFSKNSGNLGENGCVSWLFEKRGVISVEGHGTDADELLNIALEAGALDVNEEGNSFEVITEFADFEDVRDAVKKGGFKIITAEITMLPKNTVALEGKDAEKMLRLMDALEDNDDVQKAFANFDIPEEIMEELDI, encoded by the coding sequence ATGTCAGGCCATTCCAAGTGGCACAGTATCAAGCACAAAAAGGGGGCTGTGGACGCCAAGCGGGGCAAGATGTTCACGAAGCTGATCAAGGAGATAACCGTGGCGGCAAGGATGGGAGACCCTGACCCGGAGACGAACCCGAGGCTGAGGACGGCCGTCGCCGCCGCCAAGGCCGCGAACATGCCCAAGGACAACATCGAGAGGGCTATAAAGAAGGGAGCCGGGGAGCTCGGCAGCGTCAACTACGAAGAGGTAATATACGAGGGATACGGACCGGCCGGCGTTGCGGTTATGGTTGAGAGCCTTACCGACAACAAGAACCGAACTGTCGCCGATATCCGCTATATATTTTCAAAGAACTCCGGGAATCTGGGGGAGAACGGCTGCGTGAGCTGGCTGTTTGAAAAACGGGGCGTAATCTCGGTTGAGGGGCATGGCACCGACGCCGATGAGCTCTTGAACATCGCCCTGGAGGCGGGGGCGCTCGACGTCAACGAGGAGGGGAACTCGTTCGAGGTGATTACGGAGTTTGCCGATTTCGAGGACGTTAGGGATGCCGTCAAGAAGGGCGGATTTAAGATAATCACGGCGGAGATAACCATGCTCCCCAAAAACACGGTGGCCCTTGAGGGTAAGGATGCGGAAAAGATGTTGAGGCTTATGGACGCCCTGGAGGACAACGACGACGTCCAGAAGGCGTTTGCCAATTTTGATATACCGGAAGAGATAATGGAGGAGCTGGATATTTGA
- the ruvC gene encoding crossover junction endodeoxyribonuclease RuvC, which translates to MFDSRVLGVDPGITVTGYGVITGGKSPTVVSAGEIKPASRLTMAEKLEAIFRETEEVIEKTSPDAVAVEGIFHAKNVKSVIRLGHARGVILLAAARANLVVYEYSPREVKAAATGYGAAEKAQVEKMIKRILNLPDDVGSHACDALAVALCHLHTFKVTSSKERA; encoded by the coding sequence ATATTTGACTCAAGGGTATTAGGAGTCGATCCCGGGATAACGGTTACCGGCTACGGCGTGATAACGGGAGGGAAATCGCCCACGGTGGTGTCGGCGGGGGAAATCAAGCCGGCCTCGCGCCTTACCATGGCGGAGAAGCTGGAGGCGATCTTTCGGGAGACGGAAGAGGTCATCGAAAAGACCTCCCCGGATGCCGTGGCGGTGGAGGGGATCTTTCACGCCAAGAACGTGAAGAGCGTGATAAGGCTCGGCCACGCCAGGGGCGTAATCCTCCTTGCGGCGGCGAGAGCCAACCTTGTTGTTTACGAGTATTCCCCGAGGGAGGTGAAGGCGGCGGCGACCGGATACGGCGCCGCAGAAAAGGCCCAGGTTGAAAAGATGATCAAGCGGATACTCAATCTTCCCGACGACGTCGGAAGCCATGCGTGCGACGCCCTCGCCGTTGCCCTCTGCCATCTTCATACCTTTAAGGTCACATCAAGCAAGGAGCGGGCATGA
- the ftsE gene encoding cell division ATP-binding protein FtsE codes for MIRLYHVYKNYGTGVDALSDINLHVDRGEFVFITGPSGAGKTTLLKLLFMAERATKGQILINDLNIETLKRRKIPYLRRAIGVVFQDFKLLNSITVLDNVSFPLEVLGLPRREIRKRVMRVLKFVGLNKKYKHYPLELSGGEQQRVAIARAVVNEPPILLADEPTGNLDSELTLDIIRLLDYIHKRGATVIMATHNKDIVERFHKRLVSLDRGRIAN; via the coding sequence ATGATCCGCCTCTATCACGTATATAAAAATTACGGCACCGGAGTCGACGCCCTTTCCGATATAAATCTTCACGTGGACAGAGGGGAGTTCGTCTTTATCACCGGGCCCAGCGGGGCCGGTAAAACCACGCTTTTGAAGCTCCTCTTCATGGCGGAGAGGGCGACAAAAGGGCAGATATTGATAAACGATCTTAATATCGAGACGTTAAAGAGGAGGAAGATCCCGTATCTCAGGAGGGCCATAGGAGTTGTATTTCAGGATTTTAAGCTCCTGAACTCCATTACCGTTCTCGACAACGTCTCGTTCCCCCTGGAGGTGCTGGGACTGCCGAGGCGGGAGATAAGAAAAAGGGTTATGAGGGTGCTTAAATTTGTCGGATTGAACAAGAAATATAAACATTATCCCCTGGAGCTTTCGGGCGGTGAACAACAGCGGGTGGCGATTGCGAGGGCAGTGGTTAACGAGCCCCCCATACTCCTTGCCGACGAGCCTACCGGGAATCTCGATTCCGAGCTTACCCTCGACATAATCAGGCTTTTGGACTACATACACAAGAGGGGAGCCACGGTAATCATGGCGACTCACAACAAGGATATCGTCGAGCGGTTTCACAAGAGGCTTGTGTCTCTCGATCGGGGAAGGATTGCAAATTAG